A stretch of Sinimarinibacterium sp. NLF-5-8 DNA encodes these proteins:
- a CDS encoding DUF167 domain-containing protein, which produces MSQCLINLKVSPKASRTAVTGWMGDVLKVSVTTAPERGKANDAVIALLAKVLKLPKSSIHVVSGHSNPNKRVQIDGLDQAQLRQRLG; this is translated from the coding sequence ATGAGCCAGTGCCTCATCAATCTCAAGGTCAGCCCCAAGGCCTCGCGCACGGCGGTGACGGGCTGGATGGGCGATGTTTTAAAAGTCAGCGTCACCACCGCGCCCGAACGCGGCAAAGCCAATGATGCGGTGATTGCCCTGCTGGCCAAGGTGCTGAAGCTGCCCAAATCCAGCATCCATGTCGTCAGCGGCCACAGCAATCCCAACAAACGGGTGCAGATCGACGGCCTGGATCAGGCGCAACTGCGGCAGCGGCTGGGCTGA